The sequence below is a genomic window from Lolium perenne isolate Kyuss_39 chromosome 7, Kyuss_2.0, whole genome shotgun sequence.
ATTTTCACGGGGCAAGTACTGACATGACGCATGATGAGCGGTACACGGAGCACATTGAGTTTCTTGGTCTCCTCCCGTTCATATCGCTTGTACGTCGGGCTCCGCGAACTTCAACGCCGCGGCAATCACCGCACTTCTCGACCGGTGGAGGCCCGAGACGCACACTTTCCACCTGAGGGTCGGCGAGATGGACCCTACTCTTTAGGATGTTTTCATGATACTTGGGTTTCCTATCGAGGACGAGCCACTATGTATAAGCACATGTTCCgatgggtggcgccagcagagggaggtgcttattggcatggctcctGTAGAACCTCAAGATAAGGCCAAAAGAGCTCCCGCAGGCGCAAGTTAGAAGTGGATTGTGGACAACTTTGTGGAATGTCCTGCTGGGATGAACGAGGATACTATGAAGGTGTACACCAAAGTGTACGTGTGGTGTGCCATATCTAGGACTTTCTTTGCTGACCATGATGGGAAGTTGACCTAGTGATGTTGGCTCGTTGATAGTCTTGGACCACAAGTGGAGCTGGAGAATCGCGACACTTGTCTACTTGTGTCGATATGTGATGATTTGTTATGTTTACTATTTTTGTAGATTATAGTACTCTAGCCAAGTTTGCAAACTAATCTCTCATATGTGTGCAGTGTTTGTGCAGTTGGACAATGTTTGTCGTATGACTGAAAAGGTATGATTGGTGAATACATGCTCTTACTTTTTGAATGGAGCAAGGAACACCTACAAGTTGGGTGGCCCGTCAAATACGGAAAGATGTCATGGAACGATCATGGAATCCCGTCGCGGTACCCTACTGAGGCTTACATGTGGGACAATGTGTTAGATACGATGAACGATGTCAATCTTATGTATGGGCGCTACACGGGTGAGTTGGACATGGTTACGCCTCAGCAGGTGAACCCATCAGTCATTTTCAATCTTtactttgaaatttccatctttctTGAGTGAATCAACAACACATGATGTGTTCCACAATTAGTCCAAAAGCCTAATCATTTCAACTAATTAGTTAGAAATACGGTCACTTAGCTGCCCGTGACATCTCTATAGTCTAGTCTAGAAATGTAAACTAACAGGCAATGCGTTAAAGAAGATCACAAGAACACTGGCCTCTGATCTGGGCTCACGCGCACTCGCACTCGCCCCAGCCCTCCTCGGTGTCCAGGGCGGCCGCTCGCGCCAAGGACGACGCTACCGCCAGGACAAGCCTTGCCGGCACGCGCGCGCAGGCCTCCAGCCGCCAGAGCGCGTCGCCGGTGACCTCACGGGATCCATGCGCCGCCACCTCCCGCCAGAGcgcggccgccatcgcgacgcgcaGCGGCATGCGTGGCGCGTCCTGGAGCGCGCGCGCGGCCGCCGCTGCGACACGCCGCGCCGCGCCCGGCGCGAGGACGCCCATCCGCTTGGCCCATACCTCGAGCACCGCCTCGCCGCGCGCGCGACGCGTCGTCCGGGGCTTTGCCACCCGGCCTCGCTGCGGCGGCGTCGCGGAGTCGGCCGTCGACAAGCAGGAGGTCGGGgacgcgtcgtcgtcgtcgtggcgGCCCTTGTTAGGCGCGGAGACCCGCgtgcggcggtggcgcgaggcgaGGAAGTTGGCGCCGTGCACGTCGTCGTCGCAGGGCGCGCAGAGGAAGGCCGCGTCGGCGGCGCAGTGCACGTCCGCGCCCGCGCCGCACAGCGCGCATCGCATCCCATCGACGGCAGCTTCCATTTCCTAAGTCACGTAGAGACGCAGTGTGTTGCTGGTGTTTCAGGAGGAGAGACTTGTGACGGTGGGGGCAGCGTGGTGTGGTTCCCTTCGTCTCGGCGCATATTTAAGGACGAGGATGGATCCCGACGTGGGGCGTGGCGAGGAGAGAGCTCGTCAGTTGTTGTGAAGGAGATCTTTTTCCGTCGTCGCAATGTGTGGTGTGGTGTTCTCCCGTATCTAAGCCCTACCCGTATCGTAGACGTGCAAGTTTGCGTGGCCATGGATGCAAGACGACGGACGGGAGCCGAAGCCCACAACCACACCCAGCTCTTCTCCTTGGGCAACGAAGGACGGACGTGGAGGGAGCGAGGCCGTCCCGCGCAAGGACGTAGTACATCGAGCATGGCCATGTGTGCTCGTCCTCCGCTGCGCGGGCGACACCTGGGATCGCACCGCACAAGTGGCCGCGCGTGGTTGATCGGCGGGATCGCGAGCATACGGCGGGGCCGTGAGCCGCTCGTTGGGGTTGACGATCGGTCTCCATCGCGGTGTCGATCGACGGCGTGGGGCCTGGATCGCGTAGAGCCATCCGTGGCCACGAAACCTCGTCCCGCTCGAACTGCCTAGCTCCGCTGGTCGGTCGGGTTGTTTGTCACCGCTGATTCTTTCTCCGGTCCTGCAAGCAAGGAAACTGGCTTTTGGGGGCATACGATGCGACTTTCGGTTGTTTCTTCTTCGCTGACGACTCATGGTGGGGTTGGAATGCTGCATT
It includes:
- the LOC127311824 gene encoding B-box zinc finger protein 32-like translates to MEAAVDGMRCALCGAGADVHCAADAAFLCAPCDDDVHGANFLASRHRRTRVSAPNKGRHDDDDASPTSCLSTADSATPPQRGRVAKPRTTRRARGEAVLEVWAKRMGVLAPGAARRVAAAAARALQDAPRMPLRVAMAAALWREVAAHGSREVTGDALWRLEACARVPARLVLAVASSLARAAALDTEEGWGECECA